TTACCCTATATAATAAATACACCGGTGGCGAATTCAATAACCTGGGTGTTCCCGGTATCAAATTACAACAGATCACTTACGCACCCTACGGCAACCTGAATGGCTTTTACGAGCGCATGCTTGGCCCTGCCGCACCTGCCAATACCGAAAGCTACCTTGATTTTGTTACTACCGGCCGTAATTTTACTTTCTTTTCCAACTGGCTGGGTAATAACGATGCGCTTGGTTATGCCACCTCGGGCGGGGCAGGCGATGTGCTGACGGATAAAGCAGTGTTCGAGCAGTTGTACAACGTGCTTATCAACTCGCTTACAGCTACAGGGGCAAAAGGCGTTGTGGCCACCGTTCCCGATGTTACGGCTGTGCCTTACTTTAATACCGTGACGGTTAGCGCTGTTTTAGCCGGTGTGCAGAAGGTGAACCCCGCGGTGCAGGCGCTTTACATCAATGCAAAAACGGGTTCGGGCCTTAGCGACGGATATGCCCCGCGTGCCGCCACAACAAGCGACCTCATCGTACTCACTTTCCCTACCAGCAAGATAGGGCAGATAGTAGACTCGCCCGCCGGACCCGTGCCTTACGGTTTAACACCATACGCACCGATAGAGAACCAATACGTGCTGGATCAGAACGAAGTGACATTAACAGAAGATTATATTAACTCGTACAATACCACCATCAAAACGGCGGCAGCCGCAAAGGGCCTGGCTGTATTTGATGCCTATGCTTTCCTTAACAATGTAAAAGCACATGGTTTGCTCATGAACGGCATCTCGTTAAACTCGGGCTACATCAGCGGCGGTATATTTTCGCTGGATGGGGTGCATCTTACGCCGCGTGGCTATGCTATTGTAGCCAATGAATTTATTAAGGCGATCAATGCTACTTATAAGTCGAGTATCCCTTTGGCCGATATTACCAATTACAGGGCGGTTAAGTTCCCGTAAGTTAGCTGGCAGGATTTGGTTTGCAGCGTACCATCGGCTGCAAACCAAATTCTTGGAAGTTGGGCAGCGGTACTTTTGGTAGTCTCAGTTTGAACGTATTTTAAATAGTTTGCAAAACAATTTGTATAACCAATTGCCAAAGTTTAAGGCTGCCCAATTGGAACAACTTAGCATTATTACTATGAAAGGCATGAAAATTATGGGAATACAGAAACCGAATATTCCATAAGTGTCCTTGCCGTTAAAGTTAACGGGAATTACGTTGAATAAGGCCAAAAACCCTGCTAATAGAGAAAAAGGCGCTACGTAGAAAAGCGTTGAAAAAAATATTTTTTTAAAAGGAAAGTCTTTCATTGCAAAATTTAGGTTCAAATCGAAAAGCCACTTGTTGGATGGCTTTAAATTTATGAATAAGTTTTCGGTAATTAATCCGCAAGTCTTACGATATCAACAATCTCCATCGGTGTTTTGATCAACCTTGGCAATAGAAGCGGGTTTAATGAAAGATATTATTAGTATTGAAGATATCGTAAGACTGGCAGATTAATACTAACTTGAGACTACCTAACCAGTAACCTTTTTGTTATGAAAAAACTTTTTATCATCTCCCTATTGCTTCTTTTTTCCTGCAGCCACACCCCAAAAGAAATCGCTTCCAAAAATATAACCTCATACATAAAAAGCAGGTTAGACAATCCTGAATCTTTAGAACTGATTTCCATTGATAGCTTGACAAAAAGCAGGCGTATAACCTCATTGGATAGCGGCATAATGGCTTCGGATATAGCAAGCGATACACCAAAAAATTTGTTTGACTACGCTTTTTTTCAACGATTGGCGGAAAAGGAAAACAAAATGAATCCTAATTACAAAATGAGTATTGACCAAGATTTGAACGAGATAAAAAGTGGCAAGAATGTATTTTACGTAACTAATGGCATTTTCAGAATAAGAGAAGCGGGGAGTAAAGAGTTAAAAAAGTATAAATTTATATTAGATACACTTTACAATGTCCAATCCGCGCAAGATAAAACAGAGGAAATGCAGATTATAAAATAAATTTAAACTAAGACACTGCCGTATTTCCTATTTGGTCTATCTTTCTGTATAAATAGCTATCTTGCAATAGCAAAACCGGAGCCAATATTCCTTCGGAATACACGAAATGTATTTTAAAAACCTTCCGGATCACAGCGCACCCGGATTTGACGAGCAACTCCATTTCAGCAAATTTAAAAAGCACAATATCGTTTTTAATGCATTGAGCAGCAAAAGCCGTTGCGACGATCACGTAGGCTGCCTTTCGCTGAAAACGGTTTTAAGCGGCGAGGAATGGTATGGCGTAAATAAACGGCGCATTGCTGTAAGGCCCGGGCAGTTCCTGGTACTGAACGATGATCAAAACTATTCCTGCAATATCGATGCTGCCGGCAAAGTGAGGGTGTTGTCGGTGTTTTTCAAAAAGGACTTTGCCGCTTCGGTATTTTCAGATGCGCTGTACAGCGAGGAAACATCGCTCGACCGGCCTTTCGACATCAACAGCAGCGTGCCTGAATTTTTCCAAACGCTTAATGCTATCGATGCTCCGCTGAACCGGCAATTAGGTGGCCTGGTGAGCGACCTGGAAACCTATGGTTACAACGACTGGCGAGTCGATGAGCATTTGGTATTTACGATGCGCCATTTGATAACCGTGCACAAAACCGAATTGAGATCGGCCGGGCGCGTAGCTGCCATAAAACCGCAAACAAAAACCGAGATACATAAGCGCCTCTGCATCGCCCGCGACCTGCTGCACTCCTCGTTTACGGACCAATTGGACCTGCAAACCATAAGCACCGAGGCCTGTTTGTCTGTTCCCCAGCTTGTAAGGCAGTTCAAGGCCGTTTTTCAAACTACGCCGCATCAGTATCTTACCCGCATCCGGCTGGCACACGCAAATGGCCTGCTCAAACATACCGCGTTGCCTGTGCATGAAATTACCTGGATGTGCGGTTTCGCGGATACCAGTGCTTTTTGCCGGGCGTTCAAAACCGCGTATGGCGTGCAACCCCTCGCCTTCAGGGCAATGTGCTGATAAAATTGAGCATTTCTGCACATGCAGCCTCATAACCAGCTGTGATATTTGTCCTGATTAAACGAGCGTAATTAGCACAAACCCATTTTATGAATATAGATCTTTTGAAAAATGTTCCGGTACAAAGGCCCGCACAGGGTCTTGCCATTGTACGTACAGCTGTGGCCCTTATTTTAATAGTACACCCCATTCATGGCATGATGGATCCTGCAGGAATGCGCTCATTCGGTGAGGGCTTAAGCGCCGATGGCTTTCCTTTGGGTATTGCCCTGCCGTGGCTGATCGTGGCATTGCAATTTACCGGCTGTCTTGGTTTAGTATTCAACCGTGTTGTGGTGCTTTCCTGCATTTTCAATCTCGTCGTGCTCATCGTCGGGGTATTTTATATCCATATCTCCTCGGGCTGGTTTGTTGTAGGGGCAGGGCGGAATGGCGTGGAATATAGTTTGTTACTTATAGCTTGCCTGTCCGGTATGATGTGGGCATACTGGCCACGGAAACAGCAATAATCGCTATCCGAAGGTTAAAACTATTTTCCCGGTATGCTCGCCGCTTTCCATCAACTCATGTGCTTTTGAGGCTTCAGATGCCGGAAAAACGGCGTTTACCACGGGCTTTATCTCGCCCGATGCCAGCAACGGCCAGATGTTTTGTTCAAGTTTGGTGGCAATGGCGCTTTTGAACGTGGTGTCCCGGTTTCGCAGGGTCGAACCGGTTATGGTTAGTCGTTTACGCATCACCAGCGACAGATCAACCAACGCCTCTTTCCCTTTCATGGTATTGATAAGCACAAGGCGGCCATCATTGGCAAGCGAATGCATGTTATCATTGGTATAATCGCCGCCAACCATATCCAGTATCACGTCGGCACCCTTGCCGCCGGTTAACTCATTGAGCCGTTCTTTAAAATTTTCTGTTTTATAGTTGATAGCTTTGTCGGCCCCTAACTGTTCGCAAAACAAGCATTTTTCATCCGTTCCGGCAGTTACAAAAACAACGCTTCCCAGCGCTTTGGCCATTTGTATGGCGGCCACGCCTATCCCGCTGCTGCCCCCATGCACCAGCAGCGATTCGTACTGTTTTAATTGTCCCCGGTCAAAAACATTGCTCCAAACGGTAAAAAAGGTTTCCGGTAACGATGCTGCTTCGGCAAAACTTAAATTGCCCGGTATGCGCAGGCACTGGCCTTCGGGAACGCTGCAATATTCGGCATAACCACCACCACTAACCAGCGCGCAAACTTTGTCGCCCACATTCCAGCGCGAACCATTGGTGCCAATGGATTCTATCACACCGGCTATCTCCAAACCCGGAATATCCTGCGATGCCCAGGCCGGTGGCGGATAGTTTCCTTTTCGCTGGTAAACATCGGGCCGGTTAACGCCCGCTGCCATCACTTTGATCAGCACTTCCTTCCCCGAAATCGGGGGTATGGGCCTTTCCTCTGCTTGCAATACTTCCGGTCCGCCGGGTTGGGTAATAACAATGGCTTTCATGATGTAAATATATTAGGTGTAAACTTCAATCGGGTTGATATGTTCTGTTATAAACAATAAATTGCCGCCACATCACCTTTGAACACAAATTATGGGTCTGAAGCCGATCTTCATTTTACTGTTGGCCTGCCTTACCGGCGTAAACGCAGGCGCGCAAAATCCCGGTTATAAAAGCCGCATCCGGTTGCTGTATGCAGCGATCAATTCGAAACTTTTTGACGCTAAAACCGGGCTTTATTACGAGACGACGGACATCAGCAAAAATGAAAATCCGCATTCGTGGCTATGGCCCTTATGTGCTTTGATACAGGCAACCAATGAAATGGAGAACCTTGAGCCGGGAAAAAATTACATGGAACGGGTTACGAAAGCTATCGATCAGTATTACAGCAACAAACCTCCGCTGCCCGCTTACCAGGACTATCCTTATCAGGAACGGGTAAGCAGCCGTTTTTACGACGATAACCAATGGGTGGCCATTGCTTACCTGGATGCTTATCATCGAAACCATAAAAAGAAATATTTAGATGATGCTAAAATGATCTGCAGGTTTATGCTGGGTGGCCTGGATACCGCAGCAGGCGGTGGCCTGTACTGGAAGGAAGGGGATAAAACCACTAAGAACACCTGTTCAAACGGTCCGGCAATTTTGGTGGCTTTGCAACTATTTGAGATCACCCACAAGCCTGAATATCTTAATACTGCGCTTGCTGTTTATAAATGGACCAACCAGCATTTACAGTCGCCCGAAGGTATTTATTATGATAATATCAAAATTCCGTCGCTGGCGATCGCAAAAGCAACCTATACTTATAATACGGGTACCATGTTACAGGCTAATGTACTGTTGTATAACCTGACCCATGATAAACGTTACCTCGATGAAGCCGAACGCATCGCCAAAGCCGGGAAACAGCATTTTTTCAAGGATGGACGCCTGCCCGGTAATTACTGGTTCAACGCGGTAATGCTGCGGGGATATGCCGCACTGTATAAAGTTGATAAGAATAAAGGCTGGATAGATTTTTACAGGCAGGATGCCGAGGCTGTCTGGAATACCGAACGGGATGCTGATAACATGGTCGGTAAAAAACAGGCGAAATCCCTGATAGACCAGGCTGCCATGATAGAGATATACGCCCGTTTGCAGGAGCTTAGCTTGAATAAGGAGTAACCGGGCAAACTATTAATATAATTTAAACATTTTTCAGACTTTACATGTGCCATCGGCACATATGGTCGGTAGTAGAATATCAATTTGAGAGCCGGCAAAGCGTTCCGGTAGGAACGCTTCGTGGTTGATTTGCGGTCGCTACCAACCAGAAGTTCCTAAAGGGAGTGGCGGGAGCATAAATTCCCGCTTTGTAATTTTTACTTTAAGAACAACATCCTTCGGGTAAAATATCCTTTATTTGCTTAAAAATATACTTATGTCACTACAACCCGGTCAACCCGCACCTCAATTTACCCTGGTATCTTCCGAAAAAAAGGAAGTATCGTTATCAGATTTTAAAGGCAGAAAAGTTATCCTGCATTTTTTTCCGTTCGCATTTACAAGCGTTTGCACAACACAATTGTGTACCATGCGCGATAATTTTGGTTATTATGATGGTCTGAACGCACAGGTATTGGGTATCTCTGTCGATTCCCCATTTACCCTGGCCAAATTCAAAGAAGAGAATAATTATCAGTTCCCACTGCTTTCCGATTTCAACAAAGAAGCTTCTTCAGCGTATGGAGCGTTATACGATTCATTTGCTTTCGGCCTCAAAGGCGTATCCAAACGCGCTGCTTTTGTGATAGATGAAGACCAGAATATCGTATACGCCGAGGTGCTTGAAAACGCAGGCGAACTGCCTGATTTTAACGCTATTGCCGGGGCTGTAAAGTAATTTTTGAAAAATTTATAGCGGATTCAAAAAGAAATCCTATTTTTGCAGTCCGTTAAAAAAGGCATTTGTAGCTCAACTGGATAGAGCATCTCACTACGGATGAGAAGGTTTGGGGTTCGAATCCCTACAAGTGCACTGGGAAAAATATCTCAAATCCGGTATCGGGCGAGAGTATTTGGATAAAATAATACACTTGTAATTTCCTATCCGCAAGTAAGGGCTCAACTGGATAGAGCATCTCACTACGGATGAGAAGGTTTGGGGTTAGAATCCCCATGCCTGCCGGCAGGCAGGTACAAGTGCACCCGGTTTGAGGCCTTTCTGTAAACATACCGGGAGGCCTTTTTAAATTTTCAACCGAACGCATATATGCTGAACTTAGTTCTGTTTGGCCCGCCCGGGGCCGGAAAAGGTACACAATCGCAAAAACTTATTGAAAAATATGGCTTGATGCAGCTTTCTACCGGCGATATGCTTCGCAGCGAAATTGCGCAGGGCACGGCGTTGGGCCTCGAGGCTAAAAAGCTGATGGACGAGGGCCGGTTAGTGCCCGATGCTGTCGTTATCGGCATGATCAGTAATAAACTGGATGCCAACAAGGACGCTGTAGGCTTTATTTTTGACGGTTTCCCCCGTACTGTGGCACAGGCCGAGGCATTGGACGAGTTGCTTAAAAGCAAGAACGAGCCCATAGCCGGTATGATAGCGTTGGAAGTTGGCGACGAAGAACTGGAGCACCGCCTTTTATTGCGCGGCAGGGATTCGGGAAGGGCAGACGATGCCAACCCCGAAGTTATCCGCAAGCGCATCAAAGAGTACAACGATAAAACAGCCCCGGTTGCTGATTTCTATAAAAACCAAAACAAATTCTACAGCGTTAACGGAATAGGATCGAAGGAAGATATCTTTGGTTCGGTTAATGCGATCATAGAGAAACTTTGATTTCGAATTTTCAATATCGAATTTGCTTATCCTGCTTTTTTAAATTCGAAATTCTACATTCGAAATTCGATATAATTCCAAAACATGTCCCAGGGTTCCAATTTTGTTGATTATGTGAAGATTTGCTGCCGCTCGGGGCATGGCGGGGCAGGCTCTGCGCATTTGCACCGCGATAAGCTTACCTCTAAGGGTGGACCCGATGGCGGCGATGGCGGCAGGGGAGGGCACGTTATCGTAAAAGGCAATGCGCAGCTATGGACATTGCTTCACCTTAAATTCCGCAAACATGTTATCGCCGGCGACGGCGAGGGCGGGCGCTTGTCTCTTCAAACCGGCAAAACCGGTCGCGATGAAATACTGGAGGTGCCGTTGGGTACCATCGCCAAAAATTCGGAAACGGGCGAGGTTTTATTCGAGATAACCAAAGACGGCGAAACGCAGATACTGACACCCGGCGGTCGCGGTGGTTTGGGTAACTGGCATTTCAAGTCGCCCACACAGCAAACACCGCGCTTTGCGCAGCCCGGCGAGCCGGGACAGGAAGTCTGGAACATTCTCGAGCTTAAATTGCTGGCCGATGTGGGTTTGGTGGGCTTCCCGAATGCGGGTAAATCAACCCTGCTTTCGGTAGTGTCCGCAGCCAAGCCCGAAATAGCGGATTACGCATTTACTACCATAGTACCAAACCTGGGTATTGTGGCCTATCGCAACAACCGCTCATTTATCATGGCGGATATACCGGGTATAATCGAAGGAGCTTCGCAGGGCAAAGGTTTGGGTTTCCGTTTTTTACGGCACATCGAGCGCAACTCGGTACTGTTGTTTATGATACCTGCCGATACCAGTCGTACCCTTAAAGAAGAATACCAGATATTACTGCACGAACTAAAAGAATACAACCCCGAACTGATGGATAAGCCACGTGTACTGGCCATCACCAAATCGGATATGCTGGATGACGAATTGCTGGCTGAATTGAAAAATGAAGTGCCGGCTAATGTCCCGTCGGTGTTTATATCATCCGTTGCGCAAAAAGGCATCGATCAGCTGAAGGACCTGCTTTGGAAAGAGATCAATAGATAGGATTTCGAATTTTGTAAAACAGAAGACCCGGCTTCCGACCGGGTTTTCTGTTTTTTTAATGGCTTTAAAACCTGTACCACGCAACCATCCATTAAGGCTCCGCGTCACTTGGCCTCATACATCACATAATTATCGCTCAGCATGCTTCCATACCAGCCTTGTTTAATTATTACGCAGTATTTCCAAAATTACATATTTTGTGCAGATTAAAAATGTATTTTCCCTGAAATGCAAAATTTAAAGATATCGGTTGTAACTGTGGTATTTAATGCCCAAAATACCATAGAAAAATGCCTCGGCTCTGTGGCGAGGCAAAAATTCAACAATATCGAACATATTGTTATCGACGGCGGATCGACCGATAATACCGTTCATATCATCAAAAAATACAGCAATAGCGTACATGTTTTCGTATCTGAACCCGACGAAGGTATCTATGACGCTATGAACAAGGGAATTAAGTTGGCGACAGGAGACATTATTGGCACATTAAATGCAGATGATTACTTGGCAAACGATGAAGTGTTGAACGACATTGCTGCGGCATTTGCCAGCCAGGAAACCGACGTTTTGTATGGCGACCTCGATTTTATAGATCCGGACGGGAATATCGTTCGTAAGTGGAGATCGGGAGCGTACAAATACGGTAAGTTTAACTGGGGCTGGATGCCTCCGCACCCTACATTTTATTGCAAGCGAACGTTGTTTGAAAGATTGGGTGGTTATAGGCTTGACTACGGTAGCGCTGCCGACTATGAATTGATGCTCCGTTTCCTGCACGCAAACAAAATGAGCGTGTTTTATCTGCAAAAAGTGATCGTGAAAATGTATATCGGCGGGGTGAGTAACAAAAATTTAATTAATCGCGTAAAAGCATTGCGTTTTGATTTGAAGGCAATGCGAAATAACGATATTTTATTTCCATTTATAACTGTAGTTTATAAGCCTCTACGTAAAATAATGCAATTTTTTTAACAATTATGAAAATTTGCTTATTTTGGCTGCCTGATTATGACATATCTAATTAATACTATTTAGGATATCCATGACAGAACTTCTACATTCGTACTATCTCGTTTATTATCCGGTCATCGTAGCTTTTTCGGTTTTAATAACCTCACTAGCCATCCCCTCAATTATTCACGTTGCCCGCGCAAGGCACCTGTATGACGATCTTGGCCATTTCAGAAAGCAGCACGACCATGGTATTCCACGTTTAGGCGGTGTAGCAATTTTCGTGAGCTTTACTATTACTTCGCTGCTTTTTAGCATGACTGACAAGTCGCTCCCCATAAATTACCTGCTGACAGCCTGTATCATCCTGTTCGCCATGGGCTTAAAGGACGATCTTTCCGGTGTAAATTCACGCACAAAATTCCTGATACAATTCGTGGTAGCGGCTATATTGGTTTTATTTGGCGATATCCGCCTTACAGGTATGTATGGGGTGTTTGGCATCCACGCGCTTCCTTACTGGCCAAGTGCTGCGTTGTCTGTTATGACCATTATACTTATAGTTAATGCCTTCAACCTGATCGACGGGATCGACGGCCTGGCAGCGACTACCGGCATTGTGGCCAACGGTTGTTTTGCCTTGTTGTTCATCTATACACACCAGTACCAGCTTGCTGCAGTTTCGCTGGCAATGGTAGGCGCCATAATTGGATTTCTGAAATTTAACATTACCCCGGCTAAGATATTTATGGGGGATACCGGATCATTGCTCATTGGGCTTATATCCGTAGTAATGGCTATCAAATTTATCGAGCTAAATAAGTTTACGAGTGCCAATACACCTGAAATTTACTCGGCTCCGGCGTTAGCCCTGGCTATACTGATAGGGCCGATATTTGATACTTTAAGGATCTTTATTTTACGCATTTCTACCGGAGTATCGCCTTTTACTGCCGACCGCAACCACATCCATCACCGCATGCTGAAACTTGGTTTCAACCACCTGCAAACCACGCTGATATTGGCGGGCCTTAATGTGCTTTGCATTGGTATGGTGATCTTTTTCCAGAGTTACGGCAACACAGTTTTGATCGGCTTGATACTGGGTGTTTGCCTGCTATTTAACTGGACGATCACTTTCCTGATTCGCTCGAGAGAACGCGAAAGCCTGGCCCTGCGCAACCTGTTCGTATAACGCACCTTTTTGGTTTACGGTATGTCATAATGCGGGCTTA
Above is a window of Mucilaginibacter ginsenosidivorans DNA encoding:
- the obgE gene encoding GTPase ObgE; amino-acid sequence: MSQGSNFVDYVKICCRSGHGGAGSAHLHRDKLTSKGGPDGGDGGRGGHVIVKGNAQLWTLLHLKFRKHVIAGDGEGGRLSLQTGKTGRDEILEVPLGTIAKNSETGEVLFEITKDGETQILTPGGRGGLGNWHFKSPTQQTPRFAQPGEPGQEVWNILELKLLADVGLVGFPNAGKSTLLSVVSAAKPEIADYAFTTIVPNLGIVAYRNNRSFIMADIPGIIEGASQGKGLGFRFLRHIERNSVLLFMIPADTSRTLKEEYQILLHELKEYNPELMDKPRVLAITKSDMLDDELLAELKNEVPANVPSVFISSVAQKGIDQLKDLLWKEINR
- a CDS encoding adenylate kinase codes for the protein MLNLVLFGPPGAGKGTQSQKLIEKYGLMQLSTGDMLRSEIAQGTALGLEAKKLMDEGRLVPDAVVIGMISNKLDANKDAVGFIFDGFPRTVAQAEALDELLKSKNEPIAGMIALEVGDEELEHRLLLRGRDSGRADDANPEVIRKRIKEYNDKTAPVADFYKNQNKFYSVNGIGSKEDIFGSVNAIIEKL
- a CDS encoding DoxX family protein, translating into MNIDLLKNVPVQRPAQGLAIVRTAVALILIVHPIHGMMDPAGMRSFGEGLSADGFPLGIALPWLIVALQFTGCLGLVFNRVVVLSCIFNLVVLIVGVFYIHISSGWFVVGAGRNGVEYSLLLIACLSGMMWAYWPRKQQ
- a CDS encoding helix-turn-helix domain-containing protein — protein: MYFKNLPDHSAPGFDEQLHFSKFKKHNIVFNALSSKSRCDDHVGCLSLKTVLSGEEWYGVNKRRIAVRPGQFLVLNDDQNYSCNIDAAGKVRVLSVFFKKDFAASVFSDALYSEETSLDRPFDINSSVPEFFQTLNAIDAPLNRQLGGLVSDLETYGYNDWRVDEHLVFTMRHLITVHKTELRSAGRVAAIKPQTKTEIHKRLCIARDLLHSSFTDQLDLQTISTEACLSVPQLVRQFKAVFQTTPHQYLTRIRLAHANGLLKHTALPVHEITWMCGFADTSAFCRAFKTAYGVQPLAFRAMC
- a CDS encoding glycoside hydrolase family 76 protein — protein: MGLKPIFILLLACLTGVNAGAQNPGYKSRIRLLYAAINSKLFDAKTGLYYETTDISKNENPHSWLWPLCALIQATNEMENLEPGKNYMERVTKAIDQYYSNKPPLPAYQDYPYQERVSSRFYDDNQWVAIAYLDAYHRNHKKKYLDDAKMICRFMLGGLDTAAGGGLYWKEGDKTTKNTCSNGPAILVALQLFEITHKPEYLNTALAVYKWTNQHLQSPEGIYYDNIKIPSLAIAKATYTYNTGTMLQANVLLYNLTHDKRYLDEAERIAKAGKQHFFKDGRLPGNYWFNAVMLRGYAALYKVDKNKGWIDFYRQDAEAVWNTERDADNMVGKKQAKSLIDQAAMIEIYARLQELSLNKE
- a CDS encoding glycosyltransferase family 2 protein, giving the protein MQNLKISVVTVVFNAQNTIEKCLGSVARQKFNNIEHIVIDGGSTDNTVHIIKKYSNSVHVFVSEPDEGIYDAMNKGIKLATGDIIGTLNADDYLANDEVLNDIAAAFASQETDVLYGDLDFIDPDGNIVRKWRSGAYKYGKFNWGWMPPHPTFYCKRTLFERLGGYRLDYGSAADYELMLRFLHANKMSVFYLQKVIVKMYIGGVSNKNLINRVKALRFDLKAMRNNDILFPFITVVYKPLRKIMQFF
- a CDS encoding redoxin domain-containing protein, with translation MSLQPGQPAPQFTLVSSEKKEVSLSDFKGRKVILHFFPFAFTSVCTTQLCTMRDNFGYYDGLNAQVLGISVDSPFTLAKFKEENNYQFPLLSDFNKEASSAYGALYDSFAFGLKGVSKRAAFVIDEDQNIVYAEVLENAGELPDFNAIAGAVK
- a CDS encoding NAD(P)H-quinone oxidoreductase, with the protein product MKAIVITQPGGPEVLQAEERPIPPISGKEVLIKVMAAGVNRPDVYQRKGNYPPPAWASQDIPGLEIAGVIESIGTNGSRWNVGDKVCALVSGGGYAEYCSVPEGQCLRIPGNLSFAEAASLPETFFTVWSNVFDRGQLKQYESLLVHGGSSGIGVAAIQMAKALGSVVFVTAGTDEKCLFCEQLGADKAINYKTENFKERLNELTGGKGADVILDMVGGDYTNDNMHSLANDGRLVLINTMKGKEALVDLSLVMRKRLTITGSTLRNRDTTFKSAIATKLEQNIWPLLASGEIKPVVNAVFPASEASKAHELMESGEHTGKIVLTFG
- a CDS encoding SGNH/GDSL hydrolase family protein — encoded protein: MKTFRKHIYLIAGLLLLGACKPELHPVTPSKGNADFSKYIAVGNSLTAGYADGGLYLEGQQNSYPSIIAKQMLSVGGGEFKQPLFSADQANGSGYLQLTGFNTDGTPKTATVTSNLAIRGQITVPGFGNVTLYNKYTGGEFNNLGVPGIKLQQITYAPYGNLNGFYERMLGPAAPANTESYLDFVTTGRNFTFFSNWLGNNDALGYATSGGAGDVLTDKAVFEQLYNVLINSLTATGAKGVVATVPDVTAVPYFNTVTVSAVLAGVQKVNPAVQALYINAKTGSGLSDGYAPRAATTSDLIVLTFPTSKIGQIVDSPAGPVPYGLTPYAPIENQYVLDQNEVTLTEDYINSYNTTIKTAAAAKGLAVFDAYAFLNNVKAHGLLMNGISLNSGYISGGIFSLDGVHLTPRGYAIVANEFIKAINATYKSSIPLADITNYRAVKFP
- a CDS encoding MraY family glycosyltransferase — translated: MTELLHSYYLVYYPVIVAFSVLITSLAIPSIIHVARARHLYDDLGHFRKQHDHGIPRLGGVAIFVSFTITSLLFSMTDKSLPINYLLTACIILFAMGLKDDLSGVNSRTKFLIQFVVAAILVLFGDIRLTGMYGVFGIHALPYWPSAALSVMTIILIVNAFNLIDGIDGLAATTGIVANGCFALLFIYTHQYQLAAVSLAMVGAIIGFLKFNITPAKIFMGDTGSLLIGLISVVMAIKFIELNKFTSANTPEIYSAPALALAILIGPIFDTLRIFILRISTGVSPFTADRNHIHHRMLKLGFNHLQTTLILAGLNVLCIGMVIFFQSYGNTVLIGLILGVCLLFNWTITFLIRSRERESLALRNLFV